In the genome of Streptomyces sp. NBC_00190, one region contains:
- a CDS encoding gas vesicle protein, with protein sequence MTEPLPGRLGGFPSRAAPMAYGPSSFSSLADILERVLDKGIVIAGDIRINLLDIELLTIKLRILIASVDKAKEMGIDWWEHDPSLSSRHTGSPLEQENRRLRAELEVLRRESADEREGEREGEREPAERTTPDEESRGGPARRRIKGRPQ encoded by the coding sequence GTGACCGAACCCCTGCCAGGCCGACTCGGTGGCTTCCCCTCCCGAGCCGCCCCGATGGCGTACGGGCCGAGTTCCTTCTCCAGCCTCGCCGACATCCTCGAGCGGGTCCTGGACAAGGGCATCGTCATCGCCGGCGACATCCGCATCAACCTCCTCGACATCGAACTGTTGACCATAAAACTCCGGATCCTGATCGCCTCCGTCGACAAGGCCAAGGAGATGGGCATCGACTGGTGGGAACACGACCCCTCCCTGTCCAGCCGGCACACCGGCAGCCCACTGGAGCAGGAAAACCGCCGCCTGCGCGCCGAGCTGGAGGTCCTGCGGCGCGAGTCGGCCGACGAGCGCGAAGGCGAACGCGAAGGCGAACGCGAACCCGCGGAACGCACCACGCCGGACGAAGAGTCCCGCGGTGGACCGGCGCGTAGGAGGATCAAGGGGCGCCCGCAGTGA
- a CDS encoding gas vesicle protein GvpG, whose protein sequence is MGLLTHLLTLPIAPVRGVVWVAQRVVDKAEEEYYDPAPVWRELAELEQRLVTGEIDQETFDQREDELLDRLSEIEEFRQQLP, encoded by the coding sequence ATGGGACTGCTGACCCACCTGCTGACGCTGCCCATCGCGCCGGTGCGTGGCGTGGTGTGGGTCGCCCAGCGGGTAGTCGACAAGGCCGAAGAGGAGTACTACGACCCGGCCCCCGTCTGGCGCGAGCTCGCCGAGCTGGAGCAACGGCTGGTCACGGGAGAGATCGACCAGGAGACGTTCGACCAGCGGGAGGACGAGCTCCTCGACCGCCTCAGCGAGATCGAGGAATTCCGGCAGCAGCTGCCCTGA
- a CDS encoding GvpL/GvpF family gas vesicle protein — protein MAFYVYSITAEAHPKRLDRLTGVGSHPSPLRTVTEGGLCAVVSEVDGEIRPKRRDLLAHQKVQENLMADGVVLPLQFGYIADGEPAIRQVLQENADGYFSALERLEDCAEYHVRASQEDEEPLLQQILADLPEAGDLNDRMRSGDQDPQLPLALGELVAGEVQARQESVAAGLVDALLPFAREHVTHPPAANDFLNLSLLVPDEHEDALLAAQVNLAREIDSGIELRFSGRLPPYSFV, from the coding sequence ATGGCGTTCTACGTGTACTCGATCACCGCTGAGGCCCACCCGAAGCGCCTTGACCGGCTGACAGGCGTGGGATCCCACCCCTCACCCCTGCGAACCGTCACCGAGGGAGGTCTGTGCGCGGTCGTCAGCGAGGTCGACGGGGAGATCCGTCCCAAGCGACGGGACCTGCTCGCGCACCAGAAGGTGCAGGAAAACCTGATGGCCGACGGTGTGGTCCTGCCGCTCCAGTTCGGCTACATCGCCGACGGCGAGCCCGCGATCCGCCAAGTCCTCCAGGAGAACGCCGACGGCTACTTCAGCGCCCTCGAGCGTCTCGAGGACTGCGCCGAGTACCACGTGCGGGCCTCACAAGAGGACGAGGAACCGCTGCTGCAGCAGATCCTCGCTGACCTCCCGGAGGCGGGCGACCTCAACGACCGGATGCGCTCGGGCGACCAGGATCCCCAATTGCCGCTCGCCCTTGGGGAGCTGGTCGCCGGGGAGGTCCAGGCGCGGCAGGAGTCCGTGGCGGCCGGGCTCGTCGACGCGTTGCTGCCCTTCGCCCGCGAACACGTCACCCACCCGCCCGCGGCGAACGACTTCCTCAACCTCTCGCTCCTCGTGCCCGACGAGCACGAAGACGCGCTTCTCGCCGCGCAGGTGAATCTGGCCCGCGAGATCGACAGCGGTATCGAGCTGCGTTTCAGCGGGCGCTTGCCCCCGTACAGCTTCGTGTAA
- a CDS encoding gas vesicle structural protein GvpA, with translation MTIVPQSGSSMSRAGGTSSLYDVLELILDRGLVIDVFVRVSVVGIELIKIDARIVVASVDTYLRFAEACNRLDLEAGRKAPAQLPEVVGNMVEGGARGKSKGAISGAVEPVTGSLTGKSSKAEEAEEEQEEMEEEPVRRRRPARRPVRREKG, from the coding sequence ATGACCATCGTGCCGCAGAGCGGCAGCAGCATGAGCAGGGCAGGCGGCACGAGCAGCCTCTACGACGTCCTGGAGCTCATTCTCGACCGCGGACTGGTCATCGACGTCTTCGTCCGTGTCTCCGTGGTGGGCATCGAACTCATCAAGATCGACGCGCGGATCGTGGTGGCCAGCGTCGACACCTACCTTCGCTTCGCCGAGGCTTGCAACCGCCTCGACCTCGAAGCGGGCCGCAAGGCGCCGGCCCAACTGCCCGAAGTCGTGGGGAACATGGTCGAAGGCGGCGCCCGCGGGAAATCCAAAGGCGCGATCAGCGGAGCCGTCGAACCGGTCACCGGTTCCCTGACCGGCAAGTCCTCCAAGGCTGAAGAAGCGGAGGAGGAGCAGGAGGAAATGGAAGAGGAACCCGTCAGGCGGCGGCGCCCGGCCCGGCGCCCGGTACGCCGGGAGAAGGGGTGA
- a CDS encoding gas vesicle protein GvpO produces the protein MAAAEHPRPRRVSSRAGGEGEEQDTQFPRRAASRRRTGVPSAAAAMRSAAEQLAQLLGRFPDSVSSLKPTEDGWEAQVEVVELERIPDTTSVMASYRVALDGEGELISYERIRRYSRGMIDRST, from the coding sequence ATGGCCGCAGCAGAACATCCACGCCCGCGGCGGGTGTCTTCCCGGGCCGGCGGCGAAGGTGAAGAGCAGGACACGCAATTCCCACGGCGCGCTGCCTCCCGTCGCCGAACGGGTGTGCCCTCGGCTGCGGCGGCGATGCGTTCGGCGGCCGAGCAGTTGGCCCAACTGCTCGGCCGGTTCCCTGACTCGGTGTCCTCGCTCAAGCCGACGGAGGACGGCTGGGAGGCGCAGGTGGAGGTGGTGGAGCTGGAAAGGATCCCGGACACCACCAGCGTGATGGCCAGCTACCGGGTCGCTTTGGACGGGGAGGGCGAGCTGATCTCCTACGAACGGATCCGCCGCTACAGCCGCGGCATGATCGACCGGTCGACCTGA
- a CDS encoding histone protein yields MEDTTKIALAAAVVGGYVLGRAKKGRLAFTAATYLAGRRFGLEPGQLMKEGLSRLKEMPQFADLGEQLRGEALDAGRQALSAAANRKLSELADTLHDRTLELTQPASDRDEDYEDEEEEPYEDEEAQDYAEDEEEYAEPEAEEEEEEEEEEEEEPEEEEEPEEEPSEEPPPRRRQVRAPTRGRTGRPSAAPTRKAAQRPSASKRAAPAKKTAAKKTTGAKSAAARATPARKRTATKTAPSKTAAKKTAAKKTATAPSKKTTGRGPARKTAAKKTGSTAPGKKTTSQSSARKTAAKKATGRGPARKTAAKKTTARKPSARR; encoded by the coding sequence ATGGAGGACACCACAAAGATCGCGCTCGCAGCCGCTGTGGTCGGGGGCTACGTGCTCGGCCGAGCCAAAAAGGGCCGCCTGGCTTTCACCGCGGCCACCTATCTCGCCGGTCGCCGCTTCGGCCTGGAGCCGGGGCAGCTGATGAAGGAAGGCCTCTCCCGGCTCAAGGAGATGCCGCAGTTCGCCGACCTCGGTGAGCAACTGCGCGGGGAAGCCCTCGACGCCGGTCGGCAGGCTCTGAGCGCCGCGGCCAACCGCAAACTCTCCGAGCTCGCCGACACCCTCCACGACCGCACCCTTGAGCTCACCCAGCCAGCCTCCGACCGCGACGAGGACTACGAAGACGAAGAAGAAGAACCCTACGAGGACGAAGAAGCCCAGGACTACGCGGAAGACGAGGAGGAGTACGCGGAGCCCGAAGCCGAAGAGGAGGAAGAGGAAGAGGAAGAGGAAGAGGAGGAACCGGAGGAAGAAGAGGAACCGGAGGAGGAACCGAGCGAGGAGCCTCCGCCGCGGCGGCGGCAGGTGCGAGCACCGACCCGTGGCCGCACCGGCAGGCCCTCTGCTGCCCCCACTCGCAAAGCCGCACAGCGGCCGAGTGCTTCCAAGCGGGCCGCTCCCGCCAAGAAGACCGCGGCGAAGAAGACGACCGGCGCGAAGTCCGCGGCGGCCAGGGCCACACCGGCCAGGAAGAGGACCGCCACCAAGACGGCACCCTCCAAGACCGCCGCCAAGAAGACGGCGGCCAAGAAGACCGCGACGGCGCCGAGCAAAAAGACGACAGGCCGCGGCCCTGCGCGCAAGACGGCCGCCAAGAAGACCGGCAGCACAGCGCCCGGCAAGAAGACCACAAGCCAGAGCAGCGCACGGAAGACGGCTGCCAAGAAGGCCACAGGCCGCGGCCCGGCACGCAAGACGGCCGCCAAGAAGACGACGGCGCGCAAGCCGTCCGCGCGGAGGTAG
- a CDS encoding SRPBCC family protein, with protein MATSTRANAQESETSGLDQLVKELSGYLSAQADQLAEKATDKLGDLTDQLYDVAENGGKLSDIAGIGGRLAQGDSPLKAVAGQTLGNLKDKVADTASQVFGKGRGRKSGGKVVNIVEALDIGLPLRTTYDHWCQYENFSSFAKGVRDVSRDDETNSDWKVKVGPSTRSWKATVQEQVPDERIVWTSSGAKGTTRGCVSFHELAPSLTRIVIVVEYNPAGLFEKTGNLWRAQGRRLRLDLKNFLRYVTLTTDEPEGWRGEIQDGEVVRTHEEALDDEEAAEGEDEQGEDEDQYEDAEDGEEEEAYEDEDEDADADADQPEDAEAETEDDTYDTDEPDAEEGEDEEVDEGEGEYEEEAEEPRPRRRRRQAA; from the coding sequence ATGGCAACCTCAACCCGCGCCAACGCCCAGGAATCGGAAACCTCAGGGCTGGATCAGCTCGTCAAGGAACTGTCCGGATATCTCTCCGCCCAGGCGGACCAGCTGGCCGAGAAGGCGACCGACAAACTCGGAGACCTCACCGACCAGCTCTACGACGTGGCCGAGAACGGCGGCAAGCTGTCCGACATAGCCGGAATCGGCGGCCGCCTCGCGCAGGGCGACTCCCCGTTGAAAGCCGTCGCCGGCCAGACACTCGGCAACCTGAAGGACAAGGTCGCCGACACCGCGTCCCAGGTATTCGGCAAAGGCCGAGGCCGCAAGAGCGGCGGGAAGGTCGTCAACATCGTCGAAGCGCTCGACATCGGGCTGCCTCTGCGCACGACCTACGACCACTGGTGCCAGTACGAGAACTTCAGCAGCTTCGCCAAAGGCGTCCGCGATGTCTCGCGCGACGACGAAACCAACAGCGACTGGAAAGTCAAGGTCGGTCCGTCCACCCGCTCTTGGAAGGCAACCGTCCAAGAGCAGGTGCCCGACGAGCGCATCGTGTGGACGTCATCAGGCGCAAAGGGAACCACCCGCGGTTGCGTCAGCTTCCACGAGCTCGCCCCGTCACTGACCCGCATCGTCATCGTGGTCGAGTACAACCCGGCCGGACTGTTCGAGAAGACGGGCAACCTCTGGCGCGCCCAAGGCCGCCGCCTGCGTCTGGACCTCAAGAACTTCTTGCGCTACGTCACCCTCACCACTGACGAGCCCGAAGGCTGGCGTGGCGAGATCCAGGACGGCGAAGTCGTCCGGACCCACGAGGAAGCCCTCGACGACGAAGAGGCGGCAGAGGGAGAGGATGAGCAGGGGGAGGATGAGGACCAGTACGAAGACGCCGAGGACGGTGAAGAAGAGGAAGCATACGAGGACGAGGACGAGGACGCGGACGCGGACGCGGATCAGCCGGAGGACGCCGAGGCCGAAACCGAAGATGACACGTACGACACCGACGAACCCGACGCCGAGGAGGGCGAGGACGAAGAGGTGGACGAGGGCGAGGGCGAGTACGAGGAGGAGGCAGAGGAGCCCCGTCCCCGCCGGCGCCGCCGACAGGCCGCTTGA
- a CDS encoding isoamylase early set domain-containing protein: MLERKLLKDRAQVTFVLPADIPPGPVSVVGDFNEWKPGAHTLQPRSDGTRAVTVGLPAKSVHSFRYLAAGDYWFDEDQADGHDGVNSLLHT; encoded by the coding sequence ATGCTCGAACGCAAGCTGCTCAAGGACCGTGCCCAGGTCACCTTCGTCCTGCCCGCGGACATCCCGCCGGGCCCGGTCAGCGTTGTCGGTGACTTCAACGAATGGAAGCCCGGCGCCCACACCCTTCAGCCGCGCAGTGACGGCACCCGCGCGGTCACGGTCGGCCTGCCGGCGAAGAGCGTGCATTCCTTCCGCTACCTGGCGGCGGGTGACTACTGGTTCGACGAGGACCAGGCCGACGGCCACGACGGCGTCAACAGCCTCCTGCACACCTGA
- a CDS encoding transglycosylase family protein encodes MALLSAVFLCQVILTPSSVLAAASSKPRVNWDAIARCESGGNWAANTGNGHYGGLQFTRSSWKAAGGLRYAARADLATRSEQIATAGRLAAMQGMGAWTCAQR; translated from the coding sequence ATGGCACTGCTTAGCGCGGTGTTCTTGTGTCAGGTGATACTGACCCCTTCCAGTGTTCTTGCGGCCGCATCTTCGAAACCTCGCGTCAACTGGGACGCGATCGCCCGGTGCGAGTCCGGTGGCAACTGGGCTGCCAACACGGGTAATGGGCACTACGGCGGTCTGCAGTTCACGCGGTCGAGCTGGAAGGCCGCGGGTGGCCTCCGGTACGCCGCCCGAGCCGACCTGGCGACTAGATCGGAGCAGATCGCCACGGCCGGAAGGCTGGCCGCGATGCAGGGGATGGGTGCTTGGACGTGCGCCCAACGGTAG
- a CDS encoding gas vesicle protein K — MTTDPDSVGEDLLKLVLTIVELLRQLIERQALRRVDAGDLTDEQEEELGATLLALHDSLADLCAEHGYALEDLNIDLGPLGPLLPPHD, encoded by the coding sequence TTGACCACCGACCCGGACAGCGTCGGGGAAGACCTCCTGAAACTCGTCCTCACCATCGTCGAGCTGCTGCGCCAGCTCATCGAACGCCAAGCCCTGCGACGCGTCGATGCCGGCGATCTCACCGATGAACAAGAAGAAGAACTCGGCGCCACCCTCCTCGCCCTCCACGACAGCCTCGCCGACCTATGCGCCGAACACGGCTATGCCCTGGAAGACCTCAACATCGACCTCGGCCCCCTCGGCCCCCTCCTCCCGCCCCACGACTAG
- a CDS encoding gas vesicle protein yields MTVSERGEPLPGRQVALVDLLDRLLSGGVVLTGDVVLSIADIDLVRISLRALIVSVSSETTPARAQNGGRNEP; encoded by the coding sequence ATGACCGTCAGCGAACGCGGAGAGCCCCTGCCCGGCCGCCAGGTCGCCCTCGTCGACCTCCTCGACCGGCTCCTGAGCGGTGGAGTCGTCCTCACCGGCGACGTCGTCCTGTCCATTGCCGACATCGACCTCGTCCGCATCTCACTGCGCGCCCTCATCGTCTCCGTCAGCTCCGAGACCACCCCCGCGCGGGCACAGAACGGCGGACGCAATGAGCCATGA
- a CDS encoding GvpL/GvpF family gas vesicle protein — translation MTTGNLTYVYAVTHHPGPLNQALAGLHGIGQAPLRLLPPTGDTTDSAPGTSLAQLAFVASDVPEQDFNETALKSHFEDLDWLEYVARTHHEVVQAVAARATVLPLRMATVYQDDHRARQALSTQQAVFTQRLDQLRAHTEYGVKVYLTPAAGQPPSAAPAPPASPGKAYLQARRAQRHSRDAVYRQAEQAAEIIEAIASRHTTQRVRHAPQRGELTGPQENVLNDAYLIPDDQAEQFQAAIADAARSFPDLRIEVTGPWAPYSFATPAPAPADTPEPPR, via the coding sequence GTGACCACTGGCAACCTCACCTACGTCTACGCAGTCACCCACCACCCCGGGCCGCTCAACCAGGCCCTCGCGGGCCTGCACGGCATCGGCCAGGCTCCGCTCAGGCTCCTTCCCCCCACTGGCGACACCACTGATTCCGCCCCCGGCACGTCGCTCGCACAGCTTGCCTTCGTCGCCAGCGACGTGCCCGAACAAGACTTCAACGAGACCGCCCTCAAAAGCCACTTCGAGGACCTGGACTGGCTCGAGTACGTCGCGCGCACCCATCACGAGGTCGTCCAGGCCGTCGCCGCCCGCGCAACCGTCCTGCCCCTGCGGATGGCCACCGTCTACCAGGACGACCATCGGGCCCGGCAAGCGCTTTCGACACAGCAGGCTGTCTTCACCCAGCGCCTCGACCAGCTGCGCGCCCACACCGAATACGGCGTGAAGGTCTACCTCACACCCGCCGCCGGGCAGCCCCCGAGCGCCGCCCCAGCCCCACCCGCCAGCCCGGGCAAGGCCTACCTGCAGGCCCGCAGAGCCCAGCGCCACTCCCGTGACGCTGTCTACCGGCAAGCTGAGCAGGCTGCCGAGATCATTGAAGCCATCGCATCTCGCCACACCACCCAGCGCGTACGACACGCACCCCAGCGCGGAGAACTCACCGGCCCGCAGGAGAATGTCCTCAACGACGCCTACCTCATCCCCGACGACCAGGCCGAGCAGTTCCAAGCTGCCATCGCCGACGCCGCCCGGAGCTTTCCCGACCTGCGCATCGAGGTCACCGGCCCCTGGGCTCCCTACTCCTTCGCCACGCCGGCACCCGCCCCGGCCGACACCCCCGAGCCACCGCGATGA
- a CDS encoding gas vesicle protein: MSESLPGRPGSFASRSPVPYGQTSSSSLADILERVLDKGIVIAGDIRINLLDIELLTIKLRILIASVDKAKEMGIDWWEHDPSLSTRHTGSPLEQENRRLRAELEALRGRLGPSGDEEGAAGEEPVGRPADRRRESPP; the protein is encoded by the coding sequence GTGAGTGAATCCCTGCCCGGCCGACCCGGAAGCTTCGCCTCCCGCTCGCCGGTGCCGTACGGGCAGACCTCCTCCTCCAGCCTCGCCGACATCCTGGAGCGGGTCCTGGACAAGGGCATCGTCATCGCCGGCGACATCCGCATCAACCTCCTCGACATCGAGCTGTTGACCATCAAACTCCGGATCCTGATCGCCTCCGTGGACAAGGCCAAGGAGATGGGAATCGACTGGTGGGAGCACGACCCCTCCCTCTCCACCCGGCACACAGGCAGCCCCCTGGAACAGGAGAACCGCCGCCTGCGAGCCGAGCTCGAAGCCCTCCGCGGCCGGCTCGGACCTAGCGGCGACGAAGAAGGAGCCGCGGGTGAGGAGCCGGTCGGCCGACCGGCCGACCGACGACGGGAGAGCCCACCGTGA
- a CDS encoding gas vesicle protein GvpG produces MGLLTYLLTLPVAPVRAVTWVAQRVVDKAEEEYYDPAPIWRQLAELEQQLLRGEIDQETFDREEDELIDRLEEIAAFRQQLP; encoded by the coding sequence ATGGGACTCCTGACCTACCTGCTGACGCTTCCTGTCGCACCGGTACGCGCTGTCACCTGGGTCGCCCAGCGCGTGGTCGACAAGGCCGAAGAGGAGTACTACGACCCCGCTCCGATCTGGCGCCAGCTGGCCGAGCTGGAGCAGCAGCTGTTGCGCGGAGAGATCGACCAGGAGACCTTCGACCGCGAAGAGGACGAGCTGATCGACCGGCTGGAAGAGATCGCAGCATTCCGGCAGCAGCTTCCCTGA
- a CDS encoding GvpL/GvpF family gas vesicle protein: MPLYVYSITAKDHPLRLDGGSSVGVDPSPLRTVTAGPLCAVVSDIAEEIRPKRRDLTAHQQVQELLMADGVILPLQFGYIATDDLAVRQALDSNAESYLGALKRLEGCAEYHVRASQADEAPLLEQILQDVPEANDLNDRIRGGDRDPGLPLALGEIVAREVQVRQETLAAGLTEALVPFSREHLAHPPAGSDFLNLSLLVPEEHKEALRTAEVNLTREIGSDIDLRFSGPLPPYSFVQ, from the coding sequence ATGCCGCTCTACGTCTACTCGATCACCGCGAAGGACCACCCCCTGCGCCTGGACGGCGGCAGCAGCGTCGGTGTCGACCCCTCCCCGCTGCGCACGGTCACCGCTGGACCGCTGTGTGCGGTGGTCAGCGACATCGCCGAGGAAATCCGGCCCAAACGCCGCGACCTCACCGCCCACCAACAGGTCCAGGAGCTGCTGATGGCCGATGGGGTGATCCTGCCGCTGCAGTTCGGCTACATCGCCACCGACGACCTCGCGGTCCGCCAGGCACTTGACTCCAACGCGGAGAGCTACCTCGGCGCGCTCAAGCGCCTGGAGGGCTGCGCCGAGTACCACGTCAGGGCCTCGCAGGCCGATGAGGCACCCCTGCTGGAGCAGATCCTTCAGGACGTGCCTGAGGCGAACGACCTCAACGACCGGATCCGCGGCGGAGACCGAGATCCGGGCCTGCCGCTCGCACTGGGCGAAATAGTCGCCCGCGAGGTGCAGGTACGCCAGGAAACCCTGGCGGCCGGCCTGACCGAGGCCCTCGTCCCCTTCTCCCGCGAGCATCTGGCTCACCCGCCCGCCGGGAGCGACTTCCTCAACCTCTCCCTCCTCGTACCTGAAGAGCACAAGGAGGCCCTGCGTACCGCTGAGGTCAACCTGACCCGGGAGATCGGCAGCGACATCGACCTGCGCTTCTCCGGACCGCTGCCCCCCTACAGCTTCGTCCAGTAA
- a CDS encoding gas vesicle structural protein GvpA: MTMVPQGGGPVARGQGGGTSSLYDVLELILDRGLVIDVFVRVSLVGIELIKIDARIVVASVDTYLRFAEACNRLDLEAGRKAPAQLPDVMGNMLEGGARGKAKGAISGAVEAVTDSVTGKFSKSPEPEEDEEAEEEAPRRRRPAARRPVRREKE, from the coding sequence ATGACCATGGTGCCGCAGGGCGGCGGCCCCGTCGCCCGAGGGCAAGGAGGCGGCACGAGCAGCCTCTACGACGTCCTGGAGCTCATCCTCGACCGCGGGCTGGTCATCGACGTCTTCGTCCGCGTCTCACTGGTGGGCATCGAACTCATTAAGATCGACGCGCGGATCGTGGTGGCCAGCGTCGACACCTACCTTCGCTTCGCCGAGGCCTGCAACCGCCTCGACCTCGAAGCAGGCCGCAAGGCCCCCGCCCAGCTTCCCGACGTCATGGGCAACATGCTCGAAGGCGGGGCCCGCGGGAAGGCAAAGGGAGCCATCAGCGGAGCCGTCGAGGCCGTGACCGATTCCGTGACCGGTAAATTCTCCAAGTCCCCGGAGCCGGAAGAGGACGAAGAGGCGGAGGAAGAGGCGCCCAGGCGGCGGCGGCCTGCTGCCCGGCGCCCCGTACGGAGGGAGAAGGAGTAA
- a CDS encoding gas vesicle protein GvpO has product MAAAEPARPRRASSHAAGDGAGQDRNTPRRGAPRRHSGTAGAAAAMRAAARQLAELLGRLPDSVSSLKPTEDGWEAQVEVVELERIPDTTSVMASYRVALDEDGELISYERTRRYTRGMIDRLP; this is encoded by the coding sequence ATGGCCGCAGCGGAACCTGCACGCCCCCGGCGAGCCTCGTCGCACGCCGCCGGCGATGGCGCAGGGCAGGACAGGAACACGCCCAGGCGCGGTGCGCCCCGGCGCCATTCCGGAACGGCTGGCGCGGCGGCGGCTATGCGGGCTGCGGCGCGGCAGCTCGCTGAACTTCTGGGCCGGCTTCCGGATTCCGTCTCCTCGCTCAAGCCGACCGAGGACGGCTGGGAGGCGCAGGTGGAGGTGGTGGAGCTGGAACGCATCCCGGACACCACCAGCGTGATGGCCAGCTACCGGGTCGCGCTGGACGAGGACGGCGAGCTGATCTCCTACGAACGCACGCGCCGCTACACCCGCGGCATGATCGACCGGCTGCCGTGA
- a CDS encoding histone protein, with protein MEDTTKIALAAAVAGGYPLGRAKKGRLAFTVATYLAGRRFGLEPGQLLKERASRLKEMPQFEELAEQLRGEALDAGRQALAVAANRKLADLAGSLHERTLELSRGTTGSGRDSEDEDEEPYEGEEAEDYAEEDEEGYAEPEDEAEEDEEEETEEEEEPPPPPRRARTSDRARSGKTAASGRRVAQRPAPAKKAAPAKKSAPAKKTAAKTSSPARKAAAKKSAGGRPAKKSAPAKKSSPRAVARKSSAPPRKRSRGQSPARKSAATKATTKKSTGRSPARKTAAKKPAARKPSTRR; from the coding sequence ATGGAGGACACCACCAAGATCGCGCTCGCAGCCGCTGTGGCTGGGGGATACCCACTCGGCCGGGCGAAGAAGGGCCGCCTGGCGTTCACCGTGGCAACCTATCTCGCCGGTCGCCGCTTCGGACTCGAACCCGGACAGCTGCTCAAGGAACGGGCCTCTCGGCTCAAGGAGATGCCGCAGTTCGAAGAACTGGCCGAGCAGCTGCGCGGCGAAGCCCTCGACGCCGGCCGGCAGGCGCTGGCCGTCGCGGCCAACCGCAAGCTCGCAGACCTCGCCGGCTCACTGCACGAGCGCACTCTCGAACTCTCCCGCGGCACCACTGGAAGCGGTCGGGACAGCGAGGACGAGGACGAGGAACCGTACGAGGGCGAGGAAGCCGAGGACTACGCGGAAGAGGACGAGGAGGGGTACGCCGAGCCCGAGGACGAAGCGGAAGAAGACGAAGAGGAAGAGACGGAGGAGGAAGAGGAGCCTCCCCCGCCGCCCCGCCGGGCCCGCACCTCGGACCGCGCCCGGAGCGGCAAGACCGCGGCCTCCGGCCGGAGGGTCGCCCAGCGACCCGCCCCGGCGAAGAAGGCAGCACCTGCGAAGAAGTCCGCCCCAGCGAAGAAGACAGCCGCGAAGACGTCCTCACCTGCCAGGAAGGCGGCGGCGAAGAAGAGCGCTGGCGGGCGCCCGGCGAAGAAGAGCGCGCCCGCCAAGAAGAGCTCCCCCAGGGCGGTTGCGAGGAAGAGCAGCGCCCCGCCGCGCAAGAGGAGCAGGGGGCAGAGCCCGGCACGCAAGAGCGCCGCCACCAAGGCCACCACCAAAAAGAGCACAGGCCGCAGCCCGGCCCGTAAGACGGCCGCCAAGAAGCCGGCTGCCCGCAAGCCCTCCACGCGGAGGTAG